One window from the genome of Anomalospiza imberbis isolate Cuckoo-Finch-1a 21T00152 chromosome 13, ASM3175350v1, whole genome shotgun sequence encodes:
- the RAB11A gene encoding ras-related protein Rab-11A: MGTRDDEYDYLFKVVLIGDSGVGKSNLLSRFTRNEFNLESKSTIGVEFATRSIQVDGKTIKAQIWDTAGQERYRAITSAYYRGAVGALLVYDIAKHLTYENVERWLKELRDHADSNIVIMLVGNKSDLRHLRAVPTDEARAFAEKNGLSFIETSALDSTNVEAAFQTILTEIYRIVSQKQMSDRRENDMSPSNNVVPIHVPPTTENKPKMQCCQNI, from the exons TTGTACTTATTGGAGACTCTGGAGTAGGCAAGAGCAACCTTCTGTCTCGATTCACTCGCAATGAGTTTAACTTGGAAAGCAAAAGCACCATTGGAGTGGAGTTTGCAACGAGGAGCATCCAGGTGGATGGGAAGACAATAAAGGCTCAGATCTGGGACACAGCGGGGCAGGAGCGATACCGAGCCATAACCTCAGC GTACTACCGTGGAGCCGTGGGGGCACTGCTGGTGTACGACATCGCCAAGCACCTCACGTACGAGAACGTGGAGCGGTGGCTGAAGGAGCTGCGGGACCACGCTGACAGCAACATCGTCATCATGCTCGTGGGCAACAAGAGCGACCTGCGCCACCTCAGGGCCGTCCCCACCGACGAGGCCAGAGCTTTTGCAG AGAAGAATGGTTTATCATTTATTGAGACGTCTGCTTTAGACTCTACAAATGTGGAAGCAGCTTTCCAGACTATTCTGACAG AGATCTATCGGATTGTTTCCCAGAAGCAGATGTCTGACAGACGCGAGAATGACATGTCCCCAAGCAACAACGTGGTTCCCATCCACGTCCCTCCAACCactgaaaacaaaccaaagatGCAGTGCTGTCAGAATATATAA